In Dyadobacter subterraneus, a single genomic region encodes these proteins:
- a CDS encoding NADP-dependent isocitrate dehydrogenase, with protein MTKIKVENPVVELDGDEMTRIIWKFIKDKLIVPYLDIDIKYYDLGIEYRDETNDQVTIDAANAIKKYGVGIKCATITPDEERVLEFNLKQMWKSPNGTIRNILDGTVFREPIVISNIPRLVTNWTSPIVIGRHAYGDQYKATDFKTTGRGKLTISFTPENGSASETFEVFNFDGDGVAMAMYNTDESITGFAHACFNQALLKGWPLYLSTKNTILKKYDGRFKDIFQGLYDLEYKEKFEANGIVYEHRLIDDMVASVLKWSGSFVWACKNYDGDVQSDTVAQGFGSLGLMTSTLVTADGKTMEAEAAHGTVTRHYRDHQAGKPTSTNPIASIFAWTRGLEFRGILDKNQDLVNFSKALESVCIETVENGKMTKDLAIAIHGNNVEHRVHYLYTEEFLEAINENLKIKLFQ; from the coding sequence ATGACAAAAATTAAGGTAGAAAACCCGGTAGTAGAACTTGATGGTGATGAAATGACCAGAATCATATGGAAATTCATCAAGGATAAATTAATTGTTCCTTACCTCGATATAGATATCAAATACTACGACTTAGGTATTGAGTATCGTGACGAAACTAATGACCAGGTTACAATTGATGCTGCTAACGCGATCAAAAAATATGGTGTAGGAATTAAATGCGCAACGATTACTCCGGATGAAGAACGCGTTTTAGAATTTAATTTGAAACAAATGTGGAAGTCTCCGAATGGTACAATTCGTAATATATTAGACGGAACTGTATTTCGCGAGCCTATTGTTATTTCAAATATTCCACGCTTGGTTACAAACTGGACATCACCAATTGTGATCGGTCGCCATGCTTATGGAGATCAGTACAAAGCAACTGATTTCAAAACGACAGGTAGGGGTAAATTGACGATTTCCTTTACACCGGAGAATGGCTCAGCATCTGAAACTTTTGAAGTATTTAACTTTGATGGAGATGGGGTAGCCATGGCAATGTACAATACAGATGAATCTATTACAGGATTTGCCCACGCTTGTTTTAATCAGGCATTGTTAAAGGGTTGGCCGTTATATCTTTCAACAAAAAATACAATATTGAAAAAATATGATGGCCGTTTTAAAGATATTTTCCAAGGACTTTATGATTTGGAGTATAAAGAAAAGTTTGAGGCTAACGGAATTGTATATGAACATCGACTAATTGATGACATGGTGGCATCAGTTTTAAAATGGAGCGGTAGTTTTGTTTGGGCATGTAAAAATTACGACGGAGACGTTCAAAGTGATACAGTCGCACAAGGTTTCGGCTCGTTAGGGCTAATGACGTCAACCTTAGTAACGGCGGACGGCAAAACAATGGAAGCTGAGGCAGCACATGGAACTGTAACTCGACATTATAGAGATCATCAAGCGGGAAAACCTACGTCAACAAATCCTATTGCATCAATTTTTGCCTGGACACGCGGATTGGAATTTCGTGGAATTCTTGATAAAAACCAGGACTTGGTTAATTTCTCTAAGGCACTGGAATCCGTTTGCATTGAAACGGTTGAAAATGGTAAAATGACAAAGGATTTGGCTATTGCTATCCATGGAAATAATGTAGAGCATCGTGTTCATTATTTATATACCGAAGAATTTCTGGAAGCCATAAATGAAAATCTAAAAATCAAATTGTTTCAATAG
- a CDS encoding bifunctional 5,10-methylenetetrahydrofolate dehydrogenase/5,10-methenyltetrahydrofolate cyclohydrolase — MQLLDGKIISEKFKIKISEEVVAMRKNSGKQPHLAAVLVGNHGASETYVASKMKNCEIVGFKSTLIKLENKISEEELIKKILELNENNDIDGIIVQLPLPAHINPEKITECIDYRKDVDGFHPVNLGRMQRNLSSFIPATPYGIMLMLEEYGIKTEGRHCVVVGRSNIVGLPMSILMARDSNPGNCTVTLCHIYTPEVKLHTSQADILIVAVGKRNFITADMVKPGAVVIDVGINPEISRQTKTGYKLYGDVDFDKVSSKTSWITPVPGGVGPMTITALLKNTLLAAKQRLLYADEVSLMA; from the coding sequence ATGCAATTATTAGACGGAAAAATTATTTCAGAAAAATTTAAGATTAAAATTAGTGAAGAAGTCGTGGCTATGAGGAAAAATTCCGGCAAGCAACCACACTTAGCAGCGGTGCTGGTCGGAAACCATGGTGCTAGCGAGACCTATGTGGCTAGCAAGATGAAAAATTGCGAAATTGTTGGCTTTAAATCAACATTGATTAAATTAGAAAACAAGATATCCGAGGAAGAGCTAATAAAAAAAATACTGGAACTAAATGAAAACAACGATATCGATGGAATTATCGTACAGCTCCCGTTGCCTGCTCACATTAATCCGGAAAAAATAACAGAATGCATCGACTACAGAAAAGATGTAGACGGTTTCCATCCTGTTAATTTAGGAAGAATGCAGCGCAACCTCTCGTCATTTATTCCTGCAACTCCCTATGGCATAATGCTGATGCTAGAAGAATATGGAATTAAGACAGAGGGAAGACATTGTGTTGTAGTGGGTAGAAGTAATATTGTGGGATTACCGATGAGCATTTTGATGGCTCGCGACTCTAACCCAGGAAACTGTACTGTTACATTATGTCACATTTATACGCCTGAGGTCAAACTACATACTAGTCAGGCAGATATTTTGATAGTTGCAGTTGGCAAAAGAAATTTTATAACAGCGGACATGGTCAAACCGGGGGCGGTTGTCATAGATGTTGGGATTAACCCAGAAATATCACGTCAGACAAAAACTGGTTATAAGCTGTATGGTGATGTAGATTTTGATAAAGTAAGTTCAAAGACATCTTGGATAACGCCCGTACCAGGGGGAGTCGGTCCAATGACAATCACAGCCCTGCTCAAAAATACACTTCTTGCCGCTAAACAACGACTTCTTTACGCTGATGAAGTCAGCTTAATGGCTTAG
- the zwf gene encoding glucose-6-phosphate dehydrogenase has protein sequence MQQFEHEMGKNIKLHPTIFIVFGGTGDLNARKLAPALYNLFIEGHMPHDFAMIGTGRTKLTNETFRGKMQNGVNSYSRNVPANKEVWEAFSRNIFYQSSDANDAESYKEFDIRIKNLNAKWKTEAQVIFYLAVAPEFFPIIAKNIEAAGLSDPKSTRIVIEKPFGHNLKSSIELNELLAKIYQEKQIYRIDHYLGKAAVQNILTFRFANSILEPLWNSEHIEHVQISVTEQLGVQDRGDYYDNSGALRDMIQNHVLQLLCLIAMEPPVTSNSDSIRDSKVNVLRSIRKFSRTEVHTSSVRGQYSGGLVENVPVPGYLHESKVNPHSNTETFAAIKFLIDNDRWRGVPFYLRSGKRMQQSSSLITIHFKESAYATFPNGLKNHIHQNKLVISIQPEMSIRLQMQAKRPQVDMDITPVDMVFDFKETFKNQAPEAYETLLLDTMKGDQTLFMRADQVEAAWEVVMPILDSWQNDQDFKLFEYPANSVNAQVGEDLITKDGFSWFDLPLQNKKASA, from the coding sequence ATGCAACAGTTTGAACATGAAATGGGAAAGAATATAAAATTACATCCAACAATATTTATTGTTTTTGGTGGAACCGGCGACTTGAATGCCAGAAAATTAGCACCTGCCCTCTACAATTTATTTATCGAGGGCCACATGCCACATGATTTCGCTATGATAGGCACTGGTAGAACAAAACTTACTAATGAAACATTTAGAGGTAAAATGCAAAATGGTGTTAATTCCTATTCCAGAAATGTACCCGCAAATAAGGAAGTGTGGGAGGCATTTTCCAGAAATATCTTTTACCAATCCTCAGATGCAAACGATGCAGAGAGTTACAAAGAATTTGATATTAGGATAAAAAATTTGAATGCAAAATGGAAGACAGAGGCCCAAGTTATTTTTTATCTGGCAGTAGCACCCGAATTTTTCCCAATAATAGCCAAAAATATAGAGGCTGCCGGTCTTTCAGATCCGAAAAGTACAAGAATCGTTATCGAGAAACCTTTTGGCCATAACTTAAAGTCGTCAATTGAACTGAATGAATTACTGGCCAAAATTTATCAGGAAAAACAAATTTACCGCATCGATCATTATCTTGGTAAAGCCGCGGTTCAAAACATATTGACTTTTCGTTTTGCAAATTCGATTCTGGAACCCCTTTGGAATTCTGAACATATCGAACACGTTCAAATCTCAGTTACGGAACAGTTAGGTGTTCAAGATCGGGGTGATTACTATGACAATTCAGGTGCACTTCGCGATATGATTCAAAATCATGTTTTACAGCTACTTTGCCTTATCGCGATGGAGCCACCCGTTACTTCGAATTCTGATTCTATACGTGACAGCAAAGTAAACGTTCTTCGTTCAATCCGAAAATTTTCTAGAACCGAGGTTCACACATCCTCTGTACGTGGACAATATAGCGGCGGATTAGTTGAAAATGTGCCAGTGCCAGGCTATTTACATGAGTCCAAAGTCAATCCTCATTCAAATACTGAAACATTTGCAGCGATAAAATTTCTAATTGACAATGACCGATGGCGCGGAGTACCATTTTACCTGAGGAGCGGAAAACGAATGCAACAATCCTCTTCCTTGATCACAATTCATTTTAAAGAATCAGCATATGCGACATTTCCGAATGGATTAAAAAATCATATTCATCAAAATAAACTTGTTATAAGTATACAGCCTGAGATGAGTATTAGACTGCAGATGCAGGCAAAGCGACCACAAGTTGACATGGACATAACACCTGTCGACATGGTTTTTGATTTTAAGGAAACCTTTAAAAATCAAGCACCAGAGGCATATGAAACTCTATTACTAGATACCATGAAAGGAGATCAGACACTTTTCATGAGAGCAGATCAAGTGGAAGCAGCATGGGAAGTTGTTATGCCAATTCTAGATTCCTGGCAAAATGATCAAGATTTTAAACTATTTGAGTATCCGGCGAATTCTGTAAACGCTCAAGTAGGTGAAGATTTGATCACCAAAGATGGTTTTAGCTGGTTTGACCTGCCACTACAAAATAAAAAAGCCAGTGCATAA
- a CDS encoding TolC family protein codes for MKNQKKIKLALTLLGLQLFLACKISKDLSIESASLPTTFRDNTTEDSISVAQMPWQSFFHYADLNTLISEALAHNNDMQMAIKNIESSALALRQAKLGNIPNLSFQINGLTNRPSDNSLNGLTLDKFLQTKHIEDYTLGPVLSWEADLWGKIKNQKALALASYLQTQEAKKAVQTRIVSDISKGFYNLLMLDAQLAIAKRNVQLTDSTLIIMKLQFNSGQITSLAIEQAQAQKLSAEKLIPKFEQDISIQENAISVLSGRSPSLIIRTLNLETINIPDSLSVGIPSELLTRRPDIKISELALSSANANSAIAKAAMYPSFILTAQGGLDAFKASNWFNIPGSLFVTALGSMTQPMFQQRKFRTQYEISLVKRQQSLIQFQQSFLIAVGEVSNALVKMDKLKQQQRFIFDRTEALRQAIQNSKMLFGNGIANYLEVITAQSNVLQSELELAAIKKDRLDANVDLYRSVGGGWN; via the coding sequence ATGAAAAATCAAAAAAAAATTAAGCTGGCGCTTACGCTACTCGGCCTACAACTCTTCCTGGCTTGTAAAATATCAAAGGATTTATCTATCGAAAGTGCGAGCCTTCCCACGACCTTCCGAGATAACACTACCGAAGACTCTATTTCGGTTGCACAAATGCCCTGGCAGTCATTCTTTCATTATGCTGATTTAAACACGTTAATTTCAGAAGCACTGGCGCATAACAATGACATGCAAATGGCAATAAAAAATATAGAAAGCTCAGCTTTGGCGCTACGCCAGGCCAAATTGGGAAATATTCCCAATCTAAGCTTTCAAATTAATGGATTAACAAACAGACCGTCTGACAATAGCCTAAATGGATTAACGCTTGATAAGTTTTTGCAAACGAAACATATTGAAGACTATACCTTAGGCCCAGTACTTTCCTGGGAAGCAGACTTATGGGGTAAAATTAAAAATCAAAAAGCCCTAGCCCTGGCGTCTTACCTTCAAACCCAGGAAGCAAAAAAAGCTGTTCAAACAAGAATTGTTTCAGACATATCAAAAGGATTTTACAATCTATTGATGTTGGACGCACAGTTGGCTATTGCAAAGAGAAATGTACAACTAACTGATAGCACCCTGATTATAATGAAATTGCAGTTTAATTCTGGCCAGATCACATCGCTTGCAATCGAGCAAGCACAGGCCCAGAAACTATCTGCCGAAAAGCTCATTCCTAAATTTGAACAGGATATCTCAATACAAGAAAATGCTATCAGTGTTCTAAGTGGAAGAAGCCCATCATTAATAATCCGTACTCTTAATCTGGAAACGATCAATATACCAGATAGCCTTAGCGTAGGCATTCCCAGTGAACTGCTTACCAGAAGGCCAGATATCAAAATTTCTGAACTGGCCTTATCAAGCGCTAATGCAAACTCTGCAATTGCGAAAGCAGCGATGTACCCTTCATTTATTTTAACTGCACAGGGTGGATTGGATGCCTTTAAGGCTAGCAATTGGTTTAATATTCCGGGATCCCTCTTCGTTACGGCGCTAGGAAGCATGACCCAGCCTATGTTTCAACAAAGAAAATTTCGAACACAGTATGAGATTTCACTTGTTAAACGTCAGCAATCATTGATTCAATTTCAGCAATCATTCCTCATTGCTGTTGGTGAAGTTTCAAATGCCTTGGTAAAAATGGATAAATTAAAACAACAGCAACGTTTTATTTTTGATCGCACAGAGGCTCTAAGGCAGGCAATTCAAAACTCCAAAATGCTTTTTGGTAACGGGATTGCAAATTATTTGGAAGTTATCACTGCTCAAAGTAATGTTTTGCAAAGTGAGCTAGAACTTGCTGCAATTAAAAAGGATCGGTTGGATGCCAACGTAGATCTGTATCGGTCAGTTGGCGGTGGTTGGAATTAG